Proteins encoded by one window of Ictidomys tridecemlineatus isolate mIctTri1 chromosome 7, mIctTri1.hap1, whole genome shotgun sequence:
- the Zeb2 gene encoding zinc finger E-box-binding homeobox 2 isoform X3 produces the protein MLFLLTISGQNYKQDFAVVNYDNVVDTGSETDEEDKLHIAEDDGIANPLDQETSPAGVPNHESSPHVSQALLPREEEEDEIRESGVEHTWHNSEMLQASVDGPEEMKEDYDTMGPEAAIQTTLNNGTVKNANCTSDFEEYFAKRKLEERDGHAVSIEEYLQRSDTAIIYPEAPEELSRLGTPEANGQEENDLPPGTPDAFAQLLTCPYCDRGYKRLTSLKEHIKYRHEKNEENFSCPLCSYTFAYRTQLERHMVTHKPGTDQHQMLTQGAGNRKFKCTECGKAFKYKHHLKEHLRIHSGEKPYECPNCKKRFSHSGSYSSHISSKKCIGLISVNGRMRNNIKTGSSPNSVSSSPTNSAITQLRNKLENGKPLSMSEQTGLLKIKTEPLDFNDYKVLMATHGFSGTSPFMNGGLGATSPLGVHPSAQSPMQHLGVGMEAPLLGFPTMNSNLSEVQKVLQIVDNTVSRQKMDCKAEEISKLKGYHMKDPCSQPEEQGVTSPNIPPVGLPVVSHNGATKSIIDYTLEKVNEAKACLQSLTTDSRRQISNIKKEKLRTLIDLVTDDKMIENHNISTPFSCQFCKESFPGPIPLHQHERYLCKMNEEIKAVLQPHENIVPNKAGVFVDNKALLLSSVLSEKGLTSPINPYKDHMSVLKAYYAMNMEPNSDELLKISIAVGLPQEFVKEWFEQRKVYQYSNSRSPSLERNSKPLAPNSNPPTKDSLLPRSPVKPMDSITSPSIAELHNSVTNCDPPLRLTKSSHFTNIKPVEKLDHSRSNTPSPLNLSSTSSKNSHSSSYTPNSFSSEELQAEPLDLSLPKQMKEPKSIIATKNKTKASSINLDHNSVSSSSENSDEPLNLTFIKKEFSNSNNLDNKSTNPVFGMNPFSAKPLYTALPPQSAFPPATFMPPVQTSIPGLRPYPGLDQMSFLPHMAYTYPTGAATFAEMQQRRKYQRKQGFQGELLDGAQDYMSGLDDMTDSDSCLSRKKIKKTESGMYACDLCDKTFQKSSSLLRHKYEHTGKRPHQCQICKKAFKHKHHLIEHSRLHSGEKPYQCDKCGKRFSHSGSYSQHMNHRYSYCKREAEEREAAEREAREKGHLEPTELLMNRAYLQSITPQGYSDSEERESMPRDGESEKEHEKEGEDGYGKLGRQDGDEEFEEEEEESENKSMDTDPETIRDEEETGDHSMDDSSEDGKMETKSDHEEDNMEDGM, from the exons TGGTGAACTATGACAATGTAGTGGACACAGGTTCTGAAACAGATGAGGAAGACAAGCTTCACATTGCTGAGGATGACGGTATTGCTAACCCTCTGGACCAGGAAACAAGTCCAGCTGGTGTGCCTAACCATGAGTCCTCCCCACACGTGAGCCAAGCTCTGCTgccaagagaggaagaagaggatgagATAAGGGAGAGTGGAGTGGAGCATACCTGGCACAACAGTGAGATGCTACAAGCCTCTGTAGATGGTCCAG aagaaatgaaggaagactATGACACCATGGGGCCAGAAGCCGCGATCCAGACCACACTTAACAATGGTACAG TTAAGAATGCAAATTGCACATCAGACTTTGAGGAATACTTTGCCAAAAGAAAACTGGAGGAACGCGATGGCCATGCAGTCAGCATTGAGGAGTACCTTCAGCGCAGTGACACAGCCATTATTTACCCAGAAGCCCCTGAGGAGCTGTCTCGCCTTGGCACGCCAGAGGCCAATGGGCAAGAAGAAAATG ACCTGCCACCTGGAACTCCAGATGCTTTTGCCCAACTGCTGACCTGCCCCTACTGCGACCGGGGCTACAAGCGCTTGACATCACTGAAGGAGCACATCAAGTACCGCCACGAGAAGAATGAGGAGAACTTTTCCTGCCCTCTTTGTAGCTACACGTTTGCCTACCGCACCCAGCTCGAGCGGCATATGGTGACGCACAAGCCAGGGACAGATCAG CACCAAATGCTAACCCAAGGAGCAGGTAATCGCAAGTTCAAGTGCACAGAGTGTGGCAAGGCCTTCAAGTATAAACACCATCTGAAAGAACACCTTCGAATTCACAGTG gTGAAAAACCTTACGAGTGCCCAAACTGCAAGAAACGCTTCTCCCATTCGGGTTCCTACAGTTCGCACATCAGCAGTAAGAAATGCATTGGTTTAATCTCAGTAAATGGCCGAATGAGAAACAATATCAAGACGGGTTCTTCCCctaattctgtttcttcttctcctACTAATTCAGCCATTACTCAGTTAAGAAACAAGTTGGAGAATGGAAAACCACTTAGTATGTCTGAACAAACAGGCttactgaaaattaaaacagaaccACTAGACTTCAATGACTATAAAGTTCTTATGGCCACGCATGGGTTCAGTGGCACTAGTCCCTTTATGAATGGTGGGCTGGGAGCCACCAGCCCTTTAGGAGTTCATCCGTCTGCTCAGAGTCCAATGCAGCACTTAGGTGTAGGGATGGAAGCCCCTTTACTCGGATTTCCCACAATGAATAGTAATTTAAGCGAGGTACAAAAGGTTCTCCAGATTGTGGACAATACGGTTTCCAGACAGAAAATGGACTGCAAGGCTGAAGAGATTTCAAAGTTGAAAGGTTATCACATGAAGGACCCATGTTCTCAACCTGAGGAACAAGGAGTAACTTCTCCTAATATTCCACCTGTTGGTCTTCCAGTAGTGAGTCATAATGGTGCCACTAAAAGTATTATTGACTATACATTAGAAAAAGTCAATGAAGCCAAAGCTTGCCTCCAGAGCTTGACTACTGACTCCAGGAGACAGATCAGTAATATAAAGAAAGAGAAGCTACGTACTTTAATAGATTTGGTCACTGATGATAAAATGATTGAGAACCACAACATATCCACTCCATTTTCATGCCAGTTCTGTAAAGAAAGCTTTCCTGGCCCCATTCCCTTGCATCAGCATGAACGTTACCTTTGTAAGATGAATGAAGAGATCAAGGCAGTCCTGCAACCTCATGAGAACATAGTCCCCAACAAAGCTGGAGTATTTGTTGATAATAAAGCCCTCCTCTTGTCATCTGTACTTTCTGAGAAAGGACTGACAAGCCCCATCAACCCATACAAGGACCACATGTCTGTACTCAAAGCATACTATGCTATGAACATGGAGCCCAACTCTGATGAACTGCTGAAAatttccattgctgtgggccttcCTCAGGAATTTGTGAAGGAATGGTTTGAGCAACGAAAAGTCTACCAGTATTCAAATTCCAGGTCACCATCACTGGAAAGGAACTCCAAGCCGTTAGCTCCCAATAGTAACCCTCCCACAAAAGACTCTTTACTACCCAGGTCTCCAGTCAAGCCTATGGACTCCATCACATCACCATCTATAGCAGAACTCCACAACAGTGTGacaaattgtgatcctcctctcaGGCTAACAAAATCTTCCCATTTTACCAATATTAAACCAGTTGAAAAATTGGACCACTCAAggagtaacactccttctccctTAAATCTTTCCTCCACGTCTTCTAAAAACTCCCACAGTAGTTCATACACTCCAAACAGCTTCTCTTCTGAGGAGCTCCAGGCTGAGCCTTTGGACTTGTCATTACCAAAACAAATGAAGGAACCCAAAAGTATTATAGccacaaagaacaaaacaaaagctaGTAGCATAAATTTAGACCATAACAGTGTTTCTTCATCATCTGAAAACTCAGATGAGCCTCTGAACTTGACTTTTATCAAGAAGGAATTTTCGAATTCAAATAATCTGGACAACAAAAGCACTAACCCAGTGTTCGGCATGAACCCATTCAGTGCCAAACCTTTATACACAGCCCTTCCACCACAAAGCGCATTTCCCCCTGCCACTTTCATGCCGCCAGTCCAGACCAGTATCCCTGGACTACGACCATACCCGGGGCTGGATCAGATGAGCTTCCTACCACATATGGCCTATACCTACCCAACTGGAGCAGCTACCTTTGCTGAAATGCAGCAAAGGAGAAAGTACCAGCGGAAACAAGGATTTCAG GGAGAATTGCTTGATGGAGCACAAGACTACATGTCAGGCCTAGATGACATGACAGACTCCGATTCCTGTCTGTCTCGAAAGAAGATCAAGAAGACAGAGAGTGGCATGTATGCATGTGACTTATGTGACAAGACATTCCAGAAAAGCAGTTCCCTTCTGCGACATAAATACGAACACACAG GAAAAAGACCACATCAGTGTCAGATTTGTAAGAAAGCGTTTAAACACAAGCACCACCTTATCGAGCACTCGAGGCTTCACTCAGGCGAGAAGCCCTATCAGTGTGATAAATGTGGCAAGCGCTTCTCACACTCGGGCTCATACTCGCAGCACATGAATCACAGGTATTCCTACTGCAAGCGGGAGGCGGAGGAGCGGGAAGCGGCGGAGCGCGAGGCGCGCGAGAAAGGGCACTTGGAACCCACCGAGCTGCTGATGAACCGGGCTTACTTGCAGAGCATTACCCCTCAGGGGTACTCTGACTCGGAGGAGAGGGAGAGTATGCCGAGGGATGGCGAGAGCGAGAAGGAGCACgagaaggaaggggaagatgGCTACGGGAAGCTGGGGAGACAGGATGGGGACGAGGAGttcgaggaggaagaggaagaaagtgaaaataaaagtatgGATACGGATCCCGAAACGATACGAGATGAAGAGGAGACTGGAGATCACTCCATGGACGATAGTTCAGAGGATGGGAAAATGGAAACCAAATCAGACCACGAGGAAGACAATATGGAAGATGGCATGTAA
- the Zeb2 gene encoding zinc finger E-box-binding homeobox 2 isoform X2, with the protein MKQPIMADGPRCKRRKQANPRRKNVVNYDNVVDTGSETDEEDKLHIAEDDGIANPLDQETSPAGVPNHESSPHVSQALLPREEEEDEIRESGVEHTWHNSEMLQASVDGPEEMKEDYDTMGPEAAIQTTLNNGTVKNANCTSDFEEYFAKRKLEERDGHAVSIEEYLQRSDTAIIYPEAPEELSRLGTPEANGQEENDLPPGTPDAFAQLLTCPYCDRGYKRLTSLKEHIKYRHEKNEENFSCPLCSYTFAYRTQLERHMVTHKPGTDQHQMLTQGAGNRKFKCTECGKAFKYKHHLKEHLRIHSGEKPYECPNCKKRFSHSGSYSSHISSKKCIGLISVNGRMRNNIKTGSSPNSVSSSPTNSAITQLRNKLENGKPLSMSEQTGLLKIKTEPLDFNDYKVLMATHGFSGTSPFMNGGLGATSPLGVHPSAQSPMQHLGVGMEAPLLGFPTMNSNLSEVQKVLQIVDNTVSRQKMDCKAEEISKLKGYHMKDPCSQPEEQGVTSPNIPPVGLPVVSHNGATKSIIDYTLEKVNEAKACLQSLTTDSRRQISNIKKEKLRTLIDLVTDDKMIENHNISTPFSCQFCKESFPGPIPLHQHERYLCKMNEEIKAVLQPHENIVPNKAGVFVDNKALLLSSVLSEKGLTSPINPYKDHMSVLKAYYAMNMEPNSDELLKISIAVGLPQEFVKEWFEQRKVYQYSNSRSPSLERNSKPLAPNSNPPTKDSLLPRSPVKPMDSITSPSIAELHNSVTNCDPPLRLTKSSHFTNIKPVEKLDHSRSNTPSPLNLSSTSSKNSHSSSYTPNSFSSEELQAEPLDLSLPKQMKEPKSIIATKNKTKASSINLDHNSVSSSSENSDEPLNLTFIKKEFSNSNNLDNKSTNPVFGMNPFSAKPLYTALPPQSAFPPATFMPPVQTSIPGLRPYPGLDQMSFLPHMAYTYPTGAATFAEMQQRRKYQRKQGFQGELLDGAQDYMSGLDDMTDSDSCLSRKKIKKTESGMYACDLCDKTFQKSSSLLRHKYEHTGKRPHQCQICKKAFKHKHHLIEHSRLHSGEKPYQCDKCGKRFSHSGSYSQHMNHRYSYCKREAEEREAAEREAREKGHLEPTELLMNRAYLQSITPQGYSDSEERESMPRDGESEKEHEKEGEDGYGKLGRQDGDEEFEEEEEESENKSMDTDPETIRDEEETGDHSMDDSSEDGKMETKSDHEEDNMEDGM; encoded by the exons TGGTGAACTATGACAATGTAGTGGACACAGGTTCTGAAACAGATGAGGAAGACAAGCTTCACATTGCTGAGGATGACGGTATTGCTAACCCTCTGGACCAGGAAACAAGTCCAGCTGGTGTGCCTAACCATGAGTCCTCCCCACACGTGAGCCAAGCTCTGCTgccaagagaggaagaagaggatgagATAAGGGAGAGTGGAGTGGAGCATACCTGGCACAACAGTGAGATGCTACAAGCCTCTGTAGATGGTCCAG aagaaatgaaggaagactATGACACCATGGGGCCAGAAGCCGCGATCCAGACCACACTTAACAATGGTACAG TTAAGAATGCAAATTGCACATCAGACTTTGAGGAATACTTTGCCAAAAGAAAACTGGAGGAACGCGATGGCCATGCAGTCAGCATTGAGGAGTACCTTCAGCGCAGTGACACAGCCATTATTTACCCAGAAGCCCCTGAGGAGCTGTCTCGCCTTGGCACGCCAGAGGCCAATGGGCAAGAAGAAAATG ACCTGCCACCTGGAACTCCAGATGCTTTTGCCCAACTGCTGACCTGCCCCTACTGCGACCGGGGCTACAAGCGCTTGACATCACTGAAGGAGCACATCAAGTACCGCCACGAGAAGAATGAGGAGAACTTTTCCTGCCCTCTTTGTAGCTACACGTTTGCCTACCGCACCCAGCTCGAGCGGCATATGGTGACGCACAAGCCAGGGACAGATCAG CACCAAATGCTAACCCAAGGAGCAGGTAATCGCAAGTTCAAGTGCACAGAGTGTGGCAAGGCCTTCAAGTATAAACACCATCTGAAAGAACACCTTCGAATTCACAGTG gTGAAAAACCTTACGAGTGCCCAAACTGCAAGAAACGCTTCTCCCATTCGGGTTCCTACAGTTCGCACATCAGCAGTAAGAAATGCATTGGTTTAATCTCAGTAAATGGCCGAATGAGAAACAATATCAAGACGGGTTCTTCCCctaattctgtttcttcttctcctACTAATTCAGCCATTACTCAGTTAAGAAACAAGTTGGAGAATGGAAAACCACTTAGTATGTCTGAACAAACAGGCttactgaaaattaaaacagaaccACTAGACTTCAATGACTATAAAGTTCTTATGGCCACGCATGGGTTCAGTGGCACTAGTCCCTTTATGAATGGTGGGCTGGGAGCCACCAGCCCTTTAGGAGTTCATCCGTCTGCTCAGAGTCCAATGCAGCACTTAGGTGTAGGGATGGAAGCCCCTTTACTCGGATTTCCCACAATGAATAGTAATTTAAGCGAGGTACAAAAGGTTCTCCAGATTGTGGACAATACGGTTTCCAGACAGAAAATGGACTGCAAGGCTGAAGAGATTTCAAAGTTGAAAGGTTATCACATGAAGGACCCATGTTCTCAACCTGAGGAACAAGGAGTAACTTCTCCTAATATTCCACCTGTTGGTCTTCCAGTAGTGAGTCATAATGGTGCCACTAAAAGTATTATTGACTATACATTAGAAAAAGTCAATGAAGCCAAAGCTTGCCTCCAGAGCTTGACTACTGACTCCAGGAGACAGATCAGTAATATAAAGAAAGAGAAGCTACGTACTTTAATAGATTTGGTCACTGATGATAAAATGATTGAGAACCACAACATATCCACTCCATTTTCATGCCAGTTCTGTAAAGAAAGCTTTCCTGGCCCCATTCCCTTGCATCAGCATGAACGTTACCTTTGTAAGATGAATGAAGAGATCAAGGCAGTCCTGCAACCTCATGAGAACATAGTCCCCAACAAAGCTGGAGTATTTGTTGATAATAAAGCCCTCCTCTTGTCATCTGTACTTTCTGAGAAAGGACTGACAAGCCCCATCAACCCATACAAGGACCACATGTCTGTACTCAAAGCATACTATGCTATGAACATGGAGCCCAACTCTGATGAACTGCTGAAAatttccattgctgtgggccttcCTCAGGAATTTGTGAAGGAATGGTTTGAGCAACGAAAAGTCTACCAGTATTCAAATTCCAGGTCACCATCACTGGAAAGGAACTCCAAGCCGTTAGCTCCCAATAGTAACCCTCCCACAAAAGACTCTTTACTACCCAGGTCTCCAGTCAAGCCTATGGACTCCATCACATCACCATCTATAGCAGAACTCCACAACAGTGTGacaaattgtgatcctcctctcaGGCTAACAAAATCTTCCCATTTTACCAATATTAAACCAGTTGAAAAATTGGACCACTCAAggagtaacactccttctccctTAAATCTTTCCTCCACGTCTTCTAAAAACTCCCACAGTAGTTCATACACTCCAAACAGCTTCTCTTCTGAGGAGCTCCAGGCTGAGCCTTTGGACTTGTCATTACCAAAACAAATGAAGGAACCCAAAAGTATTATAGccacaaagaacaaaacaaaagctaGTAGCATAAATTTAGACCATAACAGTGTTTCTTCATCATCTGAAAACTCAGATGAGCCTCTGAACTTGACTTTTATCAAGAAGGAATTTTCGAATTCAAATAATCTGGACAACAAAAGCACTAACCCAGTGTTCGGCATGAACCCATTCAGTGCCAAACCTTTATACACAGCCCTTCCACCACAAAGCGCATTTCCCCCTGCCACTTTCATGCCGCCAGTCCAGACCAGTATCCCTGGACTACGACCATACCCGGGGCTGGATCAGATGAGCTTCCTACCACATATGGCCTATACCTACCCAACTGGAGCAGCTACCTTTGCTGAAATGCAGCAAAGGAGAAAGTACCAGCGGAAACAAGGATTTCAG GGAGAATTGCTTGATGGAGCACAAGACTACATGTCAGGCCTAGATGACATGACAGACTCCGATTCCTGTCTGTCTCGAAAGAAGATCAAGAAGACAGAGAGTGGCATGTATGCATGTGACTTATGTGACAAGACATTCCAGAAAAGCAGTTCCCTTCTGCGACATAAATACGAACACACAG GAAAAAGACCACATCAGTGTCAGATTTGTAAGAAAGCGTTTAAACACAAGCACCACCTTATCGAGCACTCGAGGCTTCACTCAGGCGAGAAGCCCTATCAGTGTGATAAATGTGGCAAGCGCTTCTCACACTCGGGCTCATACTCGCAGCACATGAATCACAGGTATTCCTACTGCAAGCGGGAGGCGGAGGAGCGGGAAGCGGCGGAGCGCGAGGCGCGCGAGAAAGGGCACTTGGAACCCACCGAGCTGCTGATGAACCGGGCTTACTTGCAGAGCATTACCCCTCAGGGGTACTCTGACTCGGAGGAGAGGGAGAGTATGCCGAGGGATGGCGAGAGCGAGAAGGAGCACgagaaggaaggggaagatgGCTACGGGAAGCTGGGGAGACAGGATGGGGACGAGGAGttcgaggaggaagaggaagaaagtgaaaataaaagtatgGATACGGATCCCGAAACGATACGAGATGAAGAGGAGACTGGAGATCACTCCATGGACGATAGTTCAGAGGATGGGAAAATGGAAACCAAATCAGACCACGAGGAAGACAATATGGAAGATGGCATGTAA
- the Zeb2 gene encoding zinc finger E-box-binding homeobox 2 isoform X1 has protein sequence MKESRGSARLYQAVSTWSGGAPLSRLSQKRGRRRGCERDTQTRVVNYDNVVDTGSETDEEDKLHIAEDDGIANPLDQETSPAGVPNHESSPHVSQALLPREEEEDEIRESGVEHTWHNSEMLQASVDGPEEMKEDYDTMGPEAAIQTTLNNGTVKNANCTSDFEEYFAKRKLEERDGHAVSIEEYLQRSDTAIIYPEAPEELSRLGTPEANGQEENDLPPGTPDAFAQLLTCPYCDRGYKRLTSLKEHIKYRHEKNEENFSCPLCSYTFAYRTQLERHMVTHKPGTDQHQMLTQGAGNRKFKCTECGKAFKYKHHLKEHLRIHSGEKPYECPNCKKRFSHSGSYSSHISSKKCIGLISVNGRMRNNIKTGSSPNSVSSSPTNSAITQLRNKLENGKPLSMSEQTGLLKIKTEPLDFNDYKVLMATHGFSGTSPFMNGGLGATSPLGVHPSAQSPMQHLGVGMEAPLLGFPTMNSNLSEVQKVLQIVDNTVSRQKMDCKAEEISKLKGYHMKDPCSQPEEQGVTSPNIPPVGLPVVSHNGATKSIIDYTLEKVNEAKACLQSLTTDSRRQISNIKKEKLRTLIDLVTDDKMIENHNISTPFSCQFCKESFPGPIPLHQHERYLCKMNEEIKAVLQPHENIVPNKAGVFVDNKALLLSSVLSEKGLTSPINPYKDHMSVLKAYYAMNMEPNSDELLKISIAVGLPQEFVKEWFEQRKVYQYSNSRSPSLERNSKPLAPNSNPPTKDSLLPRSPVKPMDSITSPSIAELHNSVTNCDPPLRLTKSSHFTNIKPVEKLDHSRSNTPSPLNLSSTSSKNSHSSSYTPNSFSSEELQAEPLDLSLPKQMKEPKSIIATKNKTKASSINLDHNSVSSSSENSDEPLNLTFIKKEFSNSNNLDNKSTNPVFGMNPFSAKPLYTALPPQSAFPPATFMPPVQTSIPGLRPYPGLDQMSFLPHMAYTYPTGAATFAEMQQRRKYQRKQGFQGELLDGAQDYMSGLDDMTDSDSCLSRKKIKKTESGMYACDLCDKTFQKSSSLLRHKYEHTGKRPHQCQICKKAFKHKHHLIEHSRLHSGEKPYQCDKCGKRFSHSGSYSQHMNHRYSYCKREAEEREAAEREAREKGHLEPTELLMNRAYLQSITPQGYSDSEERESMPRDGESEKEHEKEGEDGYGKLGRQDGDEEFEEEEEESENKSMDTDPETIRDEEETGDHSMDDSSEDGKMETKSDHEEDNMEDGM, from the exons TGGTGAACTATGACAATGTAGTGGACACAGGTTCTGAAACAGATGAGGAAGACAAGCTTCACATTGCTGAGGATGACGGTATTGCTAACCCTCTGGACCAGGAAACAAGTCCAGCTGGTGTGCCTAACCATGAGTCCTCCCCACACGTGAGCCAAGCTCTGCTgccaagagaggaagaagaggatgagATAAGGGAGAGTGGAGTGGAGCATACCTGGCACAACAGTGAGATGCTACAAGCCTCTGTAGATGGTCCAG aagaaatgaaggaagactATGACACCATGGGGCCAGAAGCCGCGATCCAGACCACACTTAACAATGGTACAG TTAAGAATGCAAATTGCACATCAGACTTTGAGGAATACTTTGCCAAAAGAAAACTGGAGGAACGCGATGGCCATGCAGTCAGCATTGAGGAGTACCTTCAGCGCAGTGACACAGCCATTATTTACCCAGAAGCCCCTGAGGAGCTGTCTCGCCTTGGCACGCCAGAGGCCAATGGGCAAGAAGAAAATG ACCTGCCACCTGGAACTCCAGATGCTTTTGCCCAACTGCTGACCTGCCCCTACTGCGACCGGGGCTACAAGCGCTTGACATCACTGAAGGAGCACATCAAGTACCGCCACGAGAAGAATGAGGAGAACTTTTCCTGCCCTCTTTGTAGCTACACGTTTGCCTACCGCACCCAGCTCGAGCGGCATATGGTGACGCACAAGCCAGGGACAGATCAG CACCAAATGCTAACCCAAGGAGCAGGTAATCGCAAGTTCAAGTGCACAGAGTGTGGCAAGGCCTTCAAGTATAAACACCATCTGAAAGAACACCTTCGAATTCACAGTG gTGAAAAACCTTACGAGTGCCCAAACTGCAAGAAACGCTTCTCCCATTCGGGTTCCTACAGTTCGCACATCAGCAGTAAGAAATGCATTGGTTTAATCTCAGTAAATGGCCGAATGAGAAACAATATCAAGACGGGTTCTTCCCctaattctgtttcttcttctcctACTAATTCAGCCATTACTCAGTTAAGAAACAAGTTGGAGAATGGAAAACCACTTAGTATGTCTGAACAAACAGGCttactgaaaattaaaacagaaccACTAGACTTCAATGACTATAAAGTTCTTATGGCCACGCATGGGTTCAGTGGCACTAGTCCCTTTATGAATGGTGGGCTGGGAGCCACCAGCCCTTTAGGAGTTCATCCGTCTGCTCAGAGTCCAATGCAGCACTTAGGTGTAGGGATGGAAGCCCCTTTACTCGGATTTCCCACAATGAATAGTAATTTAAGCGAGGTACAAAAGGTTCTCCAGATTGTGGACAATACGGTTTCCAGACAGAAAATGGACTGCAAGGCTGAAGAGATTTCAAAGTTGAAAGGTTATCACATGAAGGACCCATGTTCTCAACCTGAGGAACAAGGAGTAACTTCTCCTAATATTCCACCTGTTGGTCTTCCAGTAGTGAGTCATAATGGTGCCACTAAAAGTATTATTGACTATACATTAGAAAAAGTCAATGAAGCCAAAGCTTGCCTCCAGAGCTTGACTACTGACTCCAGGAGACAGATCAGTAATATAAAGAAAGAGAAGCTACGTACTTTAATAGATTTGGTCACTGATGATAAAATGATTGAGAACCACAACATATCCACTCCATTTTCATGCCAGTTCTGTAAAGAAAGCTTTCCTGGCCCCATTCCCTTGCATCAGCATGAACGTTACCTTTGTAAGATGAATGAAGAGATCAAGGCAGTCCTGCAACCTCATGAGAACATAGTCCCCAACAAAGCTGGAGTATTTGTTGATAATAAAGCCCTCCTCTTGTCATCTGTACTTTCTGAGAAAGGACTGACAAGCCCCATCAACCCATACAAGGACCACATGTCTGTACTCAAAGCATACTATGCTATGAACATGGAGCCCAACTCTGATGAACTGCTGAAAatttccattgctgtgggccttcCTCAGGAATTTGTGAAGGAATGGTTTGAGCAACGAAAAGTCTACCAGTATTCAAATTCCAGGTCACCATCACTGGAAAGGAACTCCAAGCCGTTAGCTCCCAATAGTAACCCTCCCACAAAAGACTCTTTACTACCCAGGTCTCCAGTCAAGCCTATGGACTCCATCACATCACCATCTATAGCAGAACTCCACAACAGTGTGacaaattgtgatcctcctctcaGGCTAACAAAATCTTCCCATTTTACCAATATTAAACCAGTTGAAAAATTGGACCACTCAAggagtaacactccttctccctTAAATCTTTCCTCCACGTCTTCTAAAAACTCCCACAGTAGTTCATACACTCCAAACAGCTTCTCTTCTGAGGAGCTCCAGGCTGAGCCTTTGGACTTGTCATTACCAAAACAAATGAAGGAACCCAAAAGTATTATAGccacaaagaacaaaacaaaagctaGTAGCATAAATTTAGACCATAACAGTGTTTCTTCATCATCTGAAAACTCAGATGAGCCTCTGAACTTGACTTTTATCAAGAAGGAATTTTCGAATTCAAATAATCTGGACAACAAAAGCACTAACCCAGTGTTCGGCATGAACCCATTCAGTGCCAAACCTTTATACACAGCCCTTCCACCACAAAGCGCATTTCCCCCTGCCACTTTCATGCCGCCAGTCCAGACCAGTATCCCTGGACTACGACCATACCCGGGGCTGGATCAGATGAGCTTCCTACCACATATGGCCTATACCTACCCAACTGGAGCAGCTACCTTTGCTGAAATGCAGCAAAGGAGAAAGTACCAGCGGAAACAAGGATTTCAG GGAGAATTGCTTGATGGAGCACAAGACTACATGTCAGGCCTAGATGACATGACAGACTCCGATTCCTGTCTGTCTCGAAAGAAGATCAAGAAGACAGAGAGTGGCATGTATGCATGTGACTTATGTGACAAGACATTCCAGAAAAGCAGTTCCCTTCTGCGACATAAATACGAACACACAG GAAAAAGACCACATCAGTGTCAGATTTGTAAGAAAGCGTTTAAACACAAGCACCACCTTATCGAGCACTCGAGGCTTCACTCAGGCGAGAAGCCCTATCAGTGTGATAAATGTGGCAAGCGCTTCTCACACTCGGGCTCATACTCGCAGCACATGAATCACAGGTATTCCTACTGCAAGCGGGAGGCGGAGGAGCGGGAAGCGGCGGAGCGCGAGGCGCGCGAGAAAGGGCACTTGGAACCCACCGAGCTGCTGATGAACCGGGCTTACTTGCAGAGCATTACCCCTCAGGGGTACTCTGACTCGGAGGAGAGGGAGAGTATGCCGAGGGATGGCGAGAGCGAGAAGGAGCACgagaaggaaggggaagatgGCTACGGGAAGCTGGGGAGACAGGATGGGGACGAGGAGttcgaggaggaagaggaagaaagtgaaaataaaagtatgGATACGGATCCCGAAACGATACGAGATGAAGAGGAGACTGGAGATCACTCCATGGACGATAGTTCAGAGGATGGGAAAATGGAAACCAAATCAGACCACGAGGAAGACAATATGGAAGATGGCATGTAA